One Dehalococcoidia bacterium DNA window includes the following coding sequences:
- the xerD gene encoding site-specific tyrosine recombinase XerD, whose protein sequence is MRQDIDSFLNYLRVEKGFSTNTTSAYANDLNQLATFAEDSASKKGLKKPAWNAFDRPEMLSYLLNLKERGYAVTTVARKVAAAKSFFGFLTAEGKIKADPMENISSPKVGKALPDTLTVSQVRQLIDQPARSTAPEAKRDRAMLELLYASGMRVSELVGLNLGDIDTKNGFVRPFGKGKKERMVPVYPQAAQSVEVYTKEVRPHFVHNSEEKALFVNQRGERLTRQGLWQILKGYAKNIGLEKQVKPHTLRHSFATHMLNGGADLRSVQELLGHANISTTQIYTHLTSDHVRQAYDKAHPRAR, encoded by the coding sequence GTGAGACAGGATATCGACAGCTTTTTGAACTATCTCCGCGTGGAGAAGGGTTTTTCCACTAATACCACCTCGGCCTACGCCAACGACCTCAACCAGCTGGCTACCTTCGCCGAGGATTCCGCCTCTAAAAAGGGCCTTAAAAAACCAGCCTGGAATGCTTTCGACCGCCCCGAGATGCTGAGCTACCTGCTCAACCTTAAAGAGCGCGGCTATGCCGTGACCACGGTGGCGCGCAAGGTGGCCGCCGCCAAGAGCTTCTTCGGCTTTCTTACCGCCGAGGGCAAAATCAAGGCCGACCCCATGGAGAATATCAGCTCACCCAAGGTGGGTAAGGCTTTACCCGACACGCTGACGGTCAGCCAGGTGAGACAACTCATCGACCAGCCTGCCAGGAGCACCGCCCCGGAAGCGAAGCGCGACCGCGCCATGCTGGAGCTTTTGTATGCCAGCGGCATGCGCGTCAGCGAACTGGTAGGGCTCAATCTGGGCGATATCGATACCAAGAACGGCTTCGTGCGGCCTTTCGGCAAGGGCAAAAAGGAACGCATGGTGCCGGTTTACCCTCAGGCAGCCCAGTCGGTAGAGGTTTACACGAAGGAAGTACGTCCGCATTTCGTGCATAACAGCGAAGAGAAAGCCCTTTTCGTCAACCAGCGCGGCGAGCGCCTGACGCGCCAGGGACTCTGGCAGATACTCAAAGGCTATGCCAAAAATATCGGCCTGGAAAAACAGGTCAAGCCGCATACCCTGCGCCACAGCTTCGCCACGCACATGCTCAACGGCGGGGCCGACCTGCGCTCGGTGCAGGAGCTCCTGGGACACGCCAACATCTCGACCACCCAGATATACACGCATTTGACATCAGACCATGTGCGCCAGGCCTACGACAAGGCTCACCCGAGAGCTAGATAA
- a CDS encoding twin-arginine translocation signal domain-containing protein, whose protein sequence is MIPQKKEPEEKKEFSRREFLKDAALLVCGATLGTLTLASSCNISSTTSTTPAPAPSSSLFPIPEPTLSSAPTPAPTSTLPSTSTFMPTPTSSPTPSPTPSSSSIPTSTSTPTPTPSFTPTSTSKPTPTPTPSPVPIPVPATSACAITSPPPNMEGINTHPEVYGTGADPKIITLGPKVGANPGWPVYPDKLGMEFELENWTPVLAPLDMVLIGVNNRGAVYRIQNGVKQSPFNDLGLFFESNSPDWPKMIVFIYHLFSSPLVLKDSQTEVEDWDSKVLRAQGHLFYPRSDYMAPEGAISCDAMIGRSVKRGELIAFAGSVGTHSMAPFCFKVSDTSVNPTVQKGNPYLHWVQPSAFFYWKSYRPDAVFPSGVLAYPFECDGYQLPAELHDVNFKYTSKT, encoded by the coding sequence ATGATTCCACAAAAGAAAGAACCTGAAGAGAAGAAGGAATTTTCACGCAGGGAATTTCTGAAGGATGCTGCGCTGTTAGTGTGTGGCGCAACCCTTGGCACGCTGACTCTTGCGAGCTCATGCAATATCTCTTCTACCACTTCCACGACTCCTGCACCTGCACCATCGTCCTCGCTCTTTCCGATCCCTGAACCCACATTGTCGTCCGCACCCACTCCTGCGCCCACTTCGACGCTCCCTTCCACTTCCACATTCATGCCTACGCCTACGTCTTCGCCTACGCCTTCGCCTACGCCTTCGTCTTCGTCTATACCTACGTCTACGTCTACTCCTACACCTACGCCATCGTTCACTCCTACTTCCACGTCTAAACCAACACCAACACCTACACCATCGCCGGTACCTATTCCAGTGCCCGCTACGAGTGCGTGCGCCATTACCTCACCGCCACCGAATATGGAAGGTATCAATACTCATCCGGAAGTGTACGGCACGGGTGCGGATCCCAAAATCATCACTCTTGGCCCCAAAGTCGGTGCTAACCCGGGTTGGCCTGTTTATCCAGATAAGCTGGGCATGGAATTCGAGCTCGAAAATTGGACACCCGTACTTGCGCCTCTCGATATGGTATTAATTGGCGTTAATAACAGGGGTGCCGTCTACAGAATTCAAAATGGGGTAAAACAGAGCCCATTCAATGATTTGGGATTATTCTTCGAGTCTAATAGTCCTGATTGGCCCAAAATGATTGTTTTCATCTATCACCTGTTTAGCTCACCGTTGGTGTTGAAAGACAGTCAAACTGAAGTTGAAGATTGGGATAGTAAAGTTCTCAGAGCCCAGGGACACCTATTTTATCCTCGCAGTGATTATATGGCTCCAGAAGGTGCGATTTCTTGCGATGCCATGATTGGCCGCTCGGTAAAACGTGGTGAACTAATTGCATTCGCTGGCAGTGTCGGTACTCACTCCATGGCCCCCTTTTGTTTTAAAGTATCAGATACGTCAGTCAACCCCACCGTTCAAAAGGGGAACCCCTATCTTCACTGGGTTCAGCCAAGTGCGTTCTTTTATTGGAAAAGTTACCGCCCTGATGCGGTTTTTCCCAGCGGGGTACTGGCTTATCCTTTCGAATGTGACGGTTATCAGCTCCCTGCCGAACTGCACGATGTGAATTTCAAATACACTTCAAAGACATAG
- a CDS encoding class I SAM-dependent methyltransferase gives MRRDHMHKSTQPAGFLVVNRSLLPPAGRALDLAMGAGRNAVYLAKEGFEVEGIDVSTEAVEKALLLAKSEGVHISTLVEDLENGYRLSPADYDVIVCFYYLHRPLIAEIREALKPGGIVVFETYNTDQAEWGRPKNPDHLLKHNELLNMFCDYRILRYREGVIEPRKAIASIIARKPCKEG, from the coding sequence ATGCGCCGCGACCACATGCATAAAAGCACCCAGCCCGCCGGGTTCCTGGTGGTCAACCGCAGCCTGCTGCCTCCCGCCGGACGCGCGCTCGACCTGGCGATGGGGGCGGGGCGCAATGCCGTCTATTTAGCCAAAGAGGGATTTGAAGTCGAGGGCATAGACGTATCCACCGAAGCCGTGGAGAAAGCGCTCTTATTGGCAAAGAGCGAGGGCGTGCATATATCTACTCTCGTGGAGGATTTGGAAAACGGCTACAGACTTTCTCCGGCAGACTATGACGTCATAGTCTGTTTTTACTATTTACACCGCCCGCTCATCGCGGAGATACGAGAGGCGCTCAAGCCGGGCGGGATAGTGGTTTTCGAGACGTATAATACAGACCAGGCGGAGTGGGGCCGTCCCAAGAATCCCGACCATCTGCTGAAACACAACGAGCTGCTCAACATGTTCTGCGATTACCGCATCCTGCGCTACCGCGAGGGTGTTATCGAGCCGCGCAAGGCTATCGCCAGCATTATCGCACGCAAACCGTGTAAGGAGGGCTGA
- the uvrC gene encoding excinuclease ABC subunit UvrC, which yields MSASKNNPLLVRARQLPTDPGVYIMKNAAGKVLYVGKAVNLRNRVKSYFMKTGHDAKTEQMVSHVVDFEFYIVASEEEALVLELNLVKKFRPHFNIRLKDDKGFPYLKIDLAEDWPRVLVVRHVASDGARYFGPFANLRSIRHALDVVKSIFPFRTCDIKLDNYAGRPCLEYDMHHCVAPCNGKITRAEYMEIIHELILFLEGRQKPLELHLNEQMRLAAELQQYEKAAWIRDQIKAVQQVVAWQKMAAKVKGDQDVIAFAPDKGQALVQVFFVRGGKLIGREAFTLQGIGEEKPEQIMTDFVQQYYSATMSIPLLILLQHPVLEKEVVQKWLSSRRGKPVVLRVPERGPARELLHTVEENAIKGVEQLRIKNLAQPSALESALAELKDKLGLSSPPARIEGYDISNIQGRMAVGSMVVFEEGKPVPARYRRFRIQSVPQANDYAMLQEVLRRRFSHVSERKDGNSWALPDLVLIDGGKGQLSAAREAMEEAGAQAIATLGLAKENEEIFLPGRGKPISLPVTSPGLQLLQRVRDEAHRFALGYHQNIRKREALTSVLDDVPGIGPHRKRALLKHFGTFQGVKQASVEDLTKVSGITPLIAQKIKEFVG from the coding sequence ATGTCAGCCTCAAAGAACAATCCGCTTTTGGTGCGCGCCAGGCAGCTTCCCACCGACCCCGGCGTCTATATCATGAAAAACGCCGCCGGCAAGGTCCTCTACGTGGGCAAGGCAGTCAACCTGCGCAACCGCGTCAAGAGCTACTTCATGAAGACCGGCCACGACGCAAAGACCGAGCAGATGGTCTCTCACGTCGTTGACTTCGAGTTTTACATCGTGGCCTCGGAGGAAGAAGCGTTGGTCCTGGAGCTCAATCTCGTCAAGAAATTCCGCCCGCACTTCAACATCCGCCTCAAGGACGACAAGGGCTTCCCCTACCTCAAGATAGACCTGGCCGAGGACTGGCCGCGCGTGCTGGTGGTGCGCCATGTCGCTTCGGACGGGGCGCGCTATTTCGGCCCCTTCGCCAATCTGCGCTCCATCCGCCATGCGCTGGATGTGGTGAAGTCCATCTTTCCTTTCCGCACCTGCGACATCAAGCTCGACAACTACGCGGGCCGTCCCTGCCTGGAATACGACATGCACCATTGCGTGGCCCCCTGCAACGGCAAAATTACCCGCGCCGAATACATGGAAATTATCCACGAGCTGATTCTCTTCCTCGAAGGCAGGCAAAAACCCCTCGAACTGCACCTCAACGAGCAGATGCGCCTCGCCGCCGAGCTGCAGCAGTACGAAAAGGCCGCCTGGATACGCGACCAGATAAAAGCGGTGCAGCAGGTCGTCGCCTGGCAGAAGATGGCCGCCAAAGTGAAGGGCGACCAGGACGTGATTGCCTTCGCCCCGGACAAGGGCCAGGCGCTGGTGCAGGTGTTCTTCGTGCGAGGCGGCAAGCTCATCGGGCGCGAGGCCTTCACGCTCCAGGGCATCGGCGAGGAAAAGCCCGAGCAGATAATGACCGACTTCGTGCAGCAATATTATTCGGCCACCATGAGCATCCCGCTACTCATCCTCCTCCAGCACCCGGTTCTGGAAAAAGAGGTGGTGCAGAAGTGGCTCTCCTCCCGCCGGGGTAAGCCTGTCGTCCTCCGCGTGCCGGAACGCGGCCCTGCCCGTGAACTTCTGCACACCGTCGAGGAGAACGCCATCAAGGGCGTCGAGCAGCTTAGAATCAAGAACCTGGCGCAGCCCTCGGCGCTGGAATCCGCCCTGGCCGAACTCAAAGACAAGCTGGGCCTCTCCTCCCCGCCCGCCCGCATCGAAGGCTACGACATCTCCAACATACAGGGGCGCATGGCGGTGGGCAGCATGGTGGTCTTCGAGGAGGGCAAGCCCGTTCCGGCGCGTTATCGCCGCTTCCGCATCCAATCTGTGCCGCAGGCCAACGACTACGCCATGCTGCAGGAGGTGCTGCGACGCCGTTTCTCGCACGTTTCGGAGCGCAAGGACGGGAATAGTTGGGCGCTCCCGGACCTTGTTCTTATTGACGGCGGCAAAGGGCAGCTTTCCGCCGCCAGAGAGGCCATGGAAGAAGCCGGAGCGCAGGCCATCGCCACGCTCGGACTGGCCAAGGAAAACGAGGAAATATTCCTGCCGGGAAGGGGAAAACCCATCAGCCTGCCGGTGACGTCGCCCGGGTTGCAGTTGTTACAGCGCGTAAGGGACGAGGCGCACAGATTCGCGCTGGGCTACCACCAGAATATCCGCAAGCGCGAGGCGCTCACGTCCGTGCTGGACGACGTGCCCGGCATCGGCCCGCACCGCAAGCGCGCGCTTTTAAAGCACTTCGGCACGTTCCAGGGCGTCAAACAGGCTTCGGTGGAGGATCTGACCAAGGTGAGTGGCATTACGCCGCTTATCGCGCAGAAGATTAAGGAGTTTGTGGGGTGA
- a CDS encoding restriction endonuclease: MSIPDYQSIMLPLLEIAADGKTHQISEAIEYLGKRFKLTPKEKDELLPSGKQEIFNNRVGWARTYLKKAVLLKTNERGRFCITERGLDVLKNVTTRHLTRIDQKYLSQFPEFLEFKAKHKEKEREAPALEHEPPKEQIEYAYEQLVEELEGDILQQLKSVSANRFEHIVIDLLVAMGYGGNRQDAAKAIGKSRDEGLDGVINEDKLGISKIYVQAKRWGDKNVRHKDIRNFIGSLDVAHADKGVFITTSDFNRDAEEAAGKSSKKIITIKGTRLAELMIENDIGVSRENEFVIKRLDTDYFED, translated from the coding sequence ATGAGTATCCCAGATTATCAAAGTATCATGCTTCCTTTGTTGGAAATTGCTGCCGATGGGAAGACACACCAAATATCAGAAGCCATCGAGTATTTGGGTAAAAGGTTCAAATTAACTCCAAAAGAGAAGGATGAACTCTTACCAAGCGGTAAACAAGAAATCTTTAACAACCGTGTCGGTTGGGCCAGAACCTATTTAAAAAAGGCGGTATTATTAAAAACGAATGAAAGAGGGCGCTTTTGTATTACTGAACGTGGACTTGATGTCCTCAAAAATGTAACAACGCGCCATTTAACAAGAATCGACCAAAAATATCTATCCCAATTTCCTGAATTTCTCGAGTTTAAAGCGAAGCATAAAGAAAAGGAACGAGAAGCCCCTGCTCTGGAACATGAACCCCCCAAGGAACAAATTGAATATGCGTACGAGCAACTTGTTGAAGAACTTGAAGGTGATATACTCCAACAACTCAAATCAGTATCTGCTAATAGGTTCGAACATATTGTAATAGACCTGCTAGTTGCAATGGGTTACGGAGGTAACCGTCAGGATGCAGCTAAAGCAATCGGCAAGTCACGTGACGAAGGACTTGACGGCGTTATCAACGAAGACAAACTGGGTATCAGTAAAATATACGTCCAGGCAAAACGATGGGGTGATAAAAATGTCCGGCATAAAGACATTCGCAATTTCATAGGTTCTCTTGATGTCGCACATGCGGATAAAGGCGTTTTCATAACAACCTCTGATTTTAATAGAGACGCAGAAGAAGCAGCGGGGAAAAGTTCAAAAAAAATAATAACAATAAAGGGAACCCGACTCGCGGAACTCATGATCGAAAATGATATTGGTGTAAGTCGCGAAAACGAATTTGTAATTAAGCGACTCGACACAGATTATTTTGAAGATTGA
- a CDS encoding HAD family phosphatase, with protein sequence MKYKMVVIDIDGTLVDKHGNIAPEDKAAVTRLDNSSVVVSLCTGRVIKASMPVIKELRLNNFHIFYDGALIYNPGNMSTIYAKPLDAAIVREAIDFSRKNDIYLELYSSERFFSERPNWSDEVHRKFFRVEPTKVNFDDIWNKERILKAEVVVHNDEEAVKAKLFEGNFGDRLRYSIARSPAYPDIDFINIVNPQVSKGEALGKLLEYYGYQASETIAIGDGLNDIPLLKAAGVSVAMGNAFPEVKEASLYITQDIEQHGVAAAINFFFPV encoded by the coding sequence TTGAAGTATAAAATGGTGGTCATCGACATAGACGGGACGCTGGTGGACAAGCACGGCAACATAGCGCCGGAGGATAAAGCCGCCGTCACCCGCTTGGACAACTCATCCGTCGTCGTATCCCTGTGCACAGGACGCGTCATCAAGGCATCCATGCCTGTCATAAAAGAGCTGAGGCTCAACAACTTTCACATATTTTACGACGGCGCGCTTATATACAACCCCGGGAACATGTCTACCATCTACGCCAAGCCGCTCGACGCCGCCATAGTGCGCGAGGCCATCGATTTCAGCCGAAAGAACGACATCTACCTGGAGCTTTATTCCAGCGAGAGGTTCTTCTCCGAGCGCCCCAACTGGTCTGATGAGGTGCACCGCAAGTTCTTCCGCGTGGAGCCCACCAAGGTCAACTTCGACGACATCTGGAACAAGGAGCGCATACTGAAGGCCGAGGTGGTGGTGCATAACGACGAGGAGGCCGTCAAGGCCAAGCTGTTCGAGGGCAACTTCGGCGACAGGCTGCGCTATTCCATCGCGCGCTCGCCGGCCTACCCCGATATAGACTTCATCAACATCGTCAACCCGCAGGTCAGCAAAGGCGAGGCACTGGGGAAACTGCTGGAATACTATGGATACCAGGCCTCCGAAACCATCGCCATCGGTGACGGCCTGAACGACATTCCGCTGCTAAAAGCGGCAGGGGTGTCGGTGGCGATGGGGAACGCCTTCCCTGAGGTCAAAGAGGCATCTCTTTACATAACGCAGGACATCGAGCAGCACGGGGTGGCGGCGGCCATCAACTTCTTCTTTCCTGTTTAA